Proteins encoded in a region of the Psychromicrobium lacuslunae genome:
- a CDS encoding carbohydrate ABC transporter permease, whose translation MPRPLLIIVIAVLSALVLIPVLYIFFASINSDISVAQGDFFPTELSWQNYAKIWTSVGLANGLLNSLAVAGSTAIVSALLSVATAYVLVRFAFRGRLTILRGLLGLQSIPGTLMLLPVFVLFSSAASYLGVTIIGTQWGLFLTYLTFALPFSTWVMVTYLRGLPRELEEAARIDGAGSLGVLLRIIVPLSWPGIVVSAIFAFLLGWNDVLFASVMTRPESQTVAVALQIFGSATEGGAVPYYGQMMASALVCAAPVVILYLIFQRYLVGGLTAGGVK comes from the coding sequence ATGCCACGCCCACTGCTGATCATCGTGATCGCGGTGCTCTCCGCGCTGGTGCTGATACCGGTGCTCTACATCTTCTTCGCCTCGATTAATTCGGATATCTCAGTGGCTCAGGGCGATTTCTTCCCCACTGAACTGAGCTGGCAGAACTACGCCAAGATCTGGACCAGCGTCGGGCTGGCAAATGGGCTGCTGAACTCGCTGGCGGTGGCTGGCTCCACCGCCATTGTCTCTGCTCTGCTTTCGGTGGCTACTGCCTATGTTTTGGTGCGTTTTGCCTTCCGAGGCCGGCTCACCATCCTGCGCGGCTTGCTCGGTTTGCAGAGCATTCCAGGAACACTCATGCTGCTACCGGTCTTTGTGCTGTTCTCATCCGCCGCCAGCTACTTGGGAGTGACAATTATTGGCACTCAATGGGGGCTTTTCCTGACCTACCTCACCTTCGCATTGCCGTTCTCCACCTGGGTGATGGTGACCTATTTACGCGGCCTGCCGCGTGAACTGGAGGAGGCCGCACGAATTGACGGGGCTGGCTCGCTGGGAGTGCTATTGCGGATCATCGTGCCGCTGAGCTGGCCCGGCATCGTGGTATCGGCAATCTTCGCCTTCTTACTGGGCTGGAATGATGTGTTGTTTGCCTCAGTGATGACCAGGCCGGAGAGCCAGACAGTCGCTGTCGCGCTGCAGATTTTCGGTTCGGCAACTGAGGGCGGTGCGGTGCCTTACTACGGCCAAATGATGGCCTCAGCACTGGTTTGCGCGGCTCCCGTGGTGATTCTTTACCTGATTTTCCAACGTTATCTAGTGGGCGGCCTGACCGCCGGAGGGGTGAAATAA
- a CDS encoding sugar phosphate isomerase/epimerase family protein: MVEWKLSGFGDEIDDDPVVQCAVLQALGANHLELRSAWGVNVVDFSAKQLEQLAELLKSRGMAVSAIASPIGKVSVELPVQHELDRLERAIAAAQAFDARYIRIFSFYYQGEAELVRDAVMERMAALADRAAQAGVVLLHENEKDIFGDIPARVLDIVQTVNSPALRLAWDAANFVQVGVRPFSEGYALLRPYLEYLQVKDALLSDASVVPAGQGDGEVQRTIEALRDDGYTGFASLEPHLAEAFALGGFSGPAAFGVAARAFAKVLDHAGVVTK, from the coding sequence ATGGTCGAGTGGAAGCTCTCCGGCTTCGGCGATGAGATCGATGATGACCCGGTGGTGCAATGCGCCGTGCTGCAAGCCTTGGGGGCGAATCACCTTGAGCTGCGTAGCGCCTGGGGCGTCAACGTAGTTGATTTCTCAGCCAAGCAGCTTGAGCAGCTTGCCGAGTTATTGAAGAGCCGGGGAATGGCGGTCTCGGCAATCGCTTCACCGATCGGCAAGGTGTCGGTTGAGCTGCCGGTGCAGCATGAACTTGATCGGCTGGAGCGTGCCATTGCCGCAGCTCAGGCTTTCGATGCCCGCTACATTAGGATTTTTTCTTTCTACTACCAGGGCGAGGCCGAGTTGGTACGCGACGCTGTGATGGAGCGGATGGCAGCACTTGCCGACCGTGCGGCACAGGCCGGGGTGGTGTTGCTGCACGAGAATGAGAAAGACATTTTCGGTGATATTCCGGCCAGGGTGCTCGACATCGTGCAAACAGTGAATTCGCCGGCGCTCCGGCTGGCCTGGGATGCTGCAAATTTCGTTCAGGTCGGCGTGCGACCATTCAGCGAGGGCTATGCCCTGCTGCGCCCCTACCTGGAATATCTGCAAGTGAAGGATGCGCTCCTCAGCGATGCCTCGGTGGTCCCGGCAGGGCAGGGCGACGGCGAAGTGCAGCGCACCATCGAGGCGCTCCGTGATGATGGATATACCGGCTTTGCCTCCTTAGAACCACATCTGGCCGAGGCTTTCGCGCTGGGCGGCTTTTCCGGCCCGGCGGCGTTCGGGGTGGCCGCGCGAGCCTTCGCCAAGGTTTTGGATCACGCCGGGGTGGTGACGAAATGA
- a CDS encoding carbohydrate ABC transporter permease: MVANQSQRAEARRRRGPNERNRPLWMLIPGGTLMIVVILVPLLLGVYMSTLNLDQYTLRRWVSAPFIGLGNFIEALTATELLRSVWLSLSYALIAMIVTIPLGVLAAIATQNKFRGRGLVRSIFLIPYILPSFVVATVWRTMFQPGGVIDQGLSGIGIHAGLWLNGPNSYWTLVIVQIWTSWPFVYMLALSGLQGVDHEVHEAAALDGALWWRKLRYVIFPYLKGPLSLAFLVGILHHINNFTLPYVLFGLPAPADVNVLPILTYVTSFQSFRFGLSAAMALVSLILIAIPLFVYLRAVKLDDGEQGPKRGRQDRKTRRSALPEPSKNERERVLA; the protein is encoded by the coding sequence ATGGTGGCGAATCAAAGCCAACGGGCCGAAGCACGTCGTCGACGCGGCCCTAATGAGCGAAACAGACCGCTCTGGATGCTGATTCCCGGTGGCACCCTGATGATCGTTGTGATCTTGGTGCCGTTGCTGCTGGGCGTTTACATGTCCACGCTCAACTTGGATCAGTACACGTTGAGGAGATGGGTTTCGGCTCCGTTCATCGGGCTGGGGAATTTCATTGAGGCGCTCACCGCGACAGAGCTGCTGCGTTCGGTGTGGCTCAGCCTTTCCTACGCGCTAATCGCGATGATCGTCACCATCCCGCTCGGCGTGCTGGCCGCGATCGCTACCCAGAACAAGTTCCGCGGACGCGGCTTGGTGCGCTCGATCTTTCTGATCCCGTATATCCTGCCGTCCTTCGTGGTGGCCACGGTTTGGCGAACCATGTTCCAGCCGGGTGGCGTGATCGACCAGGGTTTGTCAGGAATTGGTATTCATGCCGGGCTGTGGCTAAATGGCCCAAACAGCTATTGGACCCTGGTCATCGTGCAGATCTGGACCTCCTGGCCCTTCGTCTACATGCTGGCGCTCTCCGGTCTGCAGGGCGTTGATCACGAGGTTCATGAGGCGGCCGCCCTGGATGGTGCACTCTGGTGGCGCAAACTGCGTTATGTCATCTTCCCTTATCTCAAGGGACCGCTCTCGTTGGCCTTCTTGGTGGGCATTCTGCATCACATTAATAACTTCACGCTGCCCTATGTGCTCTTCGGGCTGCCCGCGCCAGCGGATGTGAACGTCTTACCGATCCTGACCTATGTGACGAGTTTCCAGAGCTTCCGCTTCGGCCTGAGTGCCGCAATGGCCTTGGTCTCGCTGATACTGATCGCTATTCCCCTTTTCGTCTACCTGCGCGCGGTCAAGCTCGACGACGGCGAGCAAGGGCCTAAGCGCGGTCGGCAAGATCGCAAAACCAGGCGCTCCGCGCTGCCGGAGCCATCGAAAAATGAACGAGAGCGGGTGCTGGCATGA
- a CDS encoding ABC transporter substrate-binding protein produces the protein MRLKLYRRGVTPQKTMATLALVAVSALALSACGGGTNSDGSVNGSGKTLNVLVNVNTLYPEQQKQWMSDMSTKFKAQTGAELKYETFTSANDELTKIQTSVVSGQGPDVYSLGTTFTPTAYATKAFVTLSADDWTKVGGKDRFNQAALGISGPDQEHQAGIPFVSRPFVLAYNKDLLKAAGFDKPADSWDGLLAQAKKLTGGGNYGMAIGYKDNFDPWKFIWAMSTQAGNPLVDGSKAKLDDAAVQKAYQTYFGWLSNDKVVDPASVGWTNSQALAAFSQGKTGFMLMTTASSIVSLDKSALAGKYAYALMPTIPPGQSSSPAGATPAASILSGDNLVVADYSQQKDLAFAYVKLVTSKEEQLNYNKIFGDLPANAEALKSLTDAKLAPITDAATKSFATPFTGAWGDIQLALTNVVVQSIPELSQAGVTDAALQQRLKEAQDKAQSSLDRAAKG, from the coding sequence ATGAGATTGAAACTGTATCGCCGCGGGGTAACCCCGCAGAAGACCATGGCAACGCTGGCTTTGGTCGCAGTTTCCGCATTAGCGCTGAGCGCTTGCGGTGGGGGCACCAACTCCGATGGCTCGGTCAACGGTTCGGGGAAGACGCTCAATGTGCTGGTCAACGTAAACACCCTGTATCCGGAACAGCAGAAGCAGTGGATGAGCGATATGTCTACCAAATTCAAGGCTCAGACCGGGGCGGAACTGAAATACGAAACCTTCACCAGTGCCAATGATGAGCTGACTAAGATCCAGACTTCAGTGGTCTCCGGCCAAGGCCCAGATGTCTACAGCCTGGGCACCACTTTCACTCCGACTGCCTACGCCACCAAGGCTTTTGTCACGCTGAGCGCCGACGATTGGACCAAGGTCGGCGGCAAGGACCGCTTCAACCAGGCTGCGCTCGGCATCTCCGGACCGGATCAGGAACATCAGGCCGGAATTCCCTTTGTCAGCCGGCCCTTTGTGCTGGCCTACAACAAAGACCTGCTCAAGGCCGCTGGTTTTGATAAGCCTGCCGATAGCTGGGACGGCTTACTGGCACAGGCTAAGAAGCTAACCGGCGGCGGTAACTACGGTATGGCGATTGGCTATAAGGACAATTTCGATCCGTGGAAATTCATCTGGGCGATGTCGACTCAGGCCGGTAATCCGCTAGTCGATGGTTCTAAAGCCAAACTGGACGATGCCGCCGTGCAGAAGGCCTATCAAACGTATTTCGGCTGGCTGAGTAACGATAAGGTGGTTGACCCGGCCTCGGTTGGTTGGACGAACAGCCAGGCGCTCGCCGCCTTTTCGCAGGGCAAGACCGGCTTTATGCTGATGACCACCGCGAGCTCCATTGTCAGTCTGGACAAATCTGCGCTGGCCGGTAAATATGCCTACGCGCTGATGCCGACGATCCCGCCTGGTCAGAGCAGCAGCCCAGCAGGAGCCACCCCGGCGGCCAGCATCCTTTCCGGCGATAACCTCGTCGTCGCTGACTATTCGCAACAGAAGGACCTGGCTTTCGCCTATGTGAAGCTGGTGACCTCCAAGGAGGAGCAGCTCAACTACAACAAGATCTTCGGCGACCTGCCTGCAAATGCGGAAGCGCTCAAAAGCCTCACCGATGCCAAGCTCGCGCCGATCACCGACGCCGCGACGAAGTCCTTCGCCACTCCTTTTACCGGGGCTTGGGGAGATATTCAGCTCGCACTGACCAATGTTGTGGTGCAGTCAATTCCGGAGCTTTCACAGGCCGGTGTTACCGATGCAGCGCTTCAGCAGCGACTCAAAGAAGCCCAAGATAAGGCACAATCCTCGCTCGACAGGGCGGCGAAGGGTTAA